From Pseudomonas sp. CCI4.2, one genomic window encodes:
- a CDS encoding efflux RND transporter permease subunit: MKGNFNLSDWAIKHQSFVWYLMFVALLMGVFSYLNLGREEDPSFTIKTMVIQTRWPGATVDETLEQVTDRIEKKLEELDSLDYVKSYTRPGESTVFVYLRDTTNAKAIPEIWYQVRKKINDIRGNFPQGIQGPAFNDEFGDVYGSIYAFTADGLSMRQLRDYVEQVRAGIRAVPGLGKVEMIGQQDEVLYLNFSTRKLAALGLDQRQVVQSLQSQNTVTPAGVIEAGPERITVRTSGQFASEKDLETVNLRLNDRFYRLSDIADISRGYTDPPTPMFRFNGKPAIGLAIAMQKGGNIQTFGNALHSQMDAATADLPVGVGVHNVSDQAQVVEKAVGGFTSALFEAVAIVLIVSFISLGVRAGLVVACSIPLVLAMVFVFMEYSGITMQRISLGALIIALGLLVDDAMITVEMMVTRLELGETKEQAATFAYTSTAFPMLTGTLVTVAGFVPIGLNASSAGEYTFTLFAVIAVAMLVSWVVAVLFAPVLGVHILSENIKKKSEKPGRLARAFNGGMLLAMRNRWWTILITVLLFAMAVFSMRFVQNQFFPSSDRPEILVDLNLPQNASINKTRKAVDRLEATLKDDPDIARWSTYIGQGAVRFYLPLDQQLENPYYAQLVIVSKGLEQRGALTQRLKNRLRDDFVGIGSYVQPLEMGPPVGRPIQYRVSGKDIDKVRQHAIELATLLGQNSHIGEIIYDWNEPGKVLRIDIAQDKARQLGLSSQDVAQLMNSIVTGSPVTQVRDDIYLINVVGRAEDAERGTPETLQNLQIVTPSGTSIPLLAFATVRYELEQPLVWRRDRKPTITVKAAVRDSIQPTDLVKQLKPDIDKFASGLPVGFKVATGGTVEESGKAQGPIAKVVPLMAFLMATFLMIQLQSVQKMFLVASVAPLGLIGVVLALIPTGTPLGFVAILGILALIGIIIRNSVILVTQIDAYERGDYLPWDAVVKATQHRRRPILLTAAAASLAMIPIAREVFWGPMAYAMIGGIIIATLLTLLFLPALYVAWYRIEEPSEEQRDEAQAKQAELDGQPDTPR, translated from the coding sequence ATGAAAGGGAACTTCAACCTGTCCGATTGGGCCATCAAACACCAATCGTTTGTTTGGTACCTGATGTTCGTCGCGTTGTTGATGGGGGTGTTTTCGTACCTGAATCTTGGGCGTGAAGAAGACCCTTCGTTCACCATCAAAACTATGGTCATTCAAACCCGGTGGCCCGGTGCCACAGTGGATGAAACCCTGGAGCAAGTCACCGACCGTATCGAGAAAAAACTAGAAGAACTGGACTCCCTTGATTACGTCAAAAGCTACACCCGGCCTGGCGAATCGACGGTGTTTGTTTATCTGCGCGACACCACCAATGCCAAGGCCATTCCGGAAATCTGGTACCAGGTTCGCAAGAAGATCAACGACATTCGCGGCAACTTTCCCCAGGGCATTCAAGGGCCGGCGTTTAACGACGAATTCGGCGACGTGTACGGCTCAATCTATGCGTTTACCGCTGATGGCTTGTCCATGCGCCAGTTGCGTGACTACGTGGAGCAAGTCAGGGCTGGCATCCGCGCGGTACCGGGTCTGGGCAAGGTCGAGATGATAGGCCAGCAGGACGAGGTGCTGTACCTGAATTTCTCCACCCGCAAGTTGGCTGCGTTAGGCCTGGATCAGCGGCAAGTCGTGCAAAGTCTGCAATCGCAAAACACGGTCACGCCGGCCGGGGTCATCGAAGCCGGGCCGGAACGGATTACCGTGCGCACGTCGGGCCAGTTCGCCTCGGAAAAAGACCTTGAGACGGTCAACTTACGGCTTAATGACCGCTTCTATCGCCTGAGCGACATTGCCGACATCAGCCGAGGTTACACCGACCCGCCTACACCGATGTTCCGCTTCAACGGCAAGCCCGCCATTGGCTTGGCCATCGCCATGCAGAAAGGCGGCAACATCCAGACATTCGGTAACGCCCTGCATTCACAGATGGACGCCGCTACCGCCGACCTGCCAGTGGGCGTCGGCGTACACAACGTGTCGGATCAGGCGCAAGTGGTGGAGAAGGCCGTCGGCGGCTTCACCAGCGCACTGTTCGAGGCGGTGGCCATCGTATTGATCGTCAGCTTTATCAGTCTCGGCGTGCGCGCCGGATTGGTGGTCGCGTGTTCGATTCCGTTGGTGTTGGCGATGGTCTTCGTCTTCATGGAATACAGCGGCATCACCATGCAGCGAATTTCCCTCGGCGCGTTGATCATCGCCCTCGGCCTGTTGGTGGACGACGCCATGATCACGGTGGAGATGATGGTCACCCGCCTGGAGCTGGGGGAAACTAAAGAACAAGCCGCTACCTTCGCCTACACCTCGACGGCGTTTCCGATGTTGACCGGCACCTTGGTCACCGTGGCCGGGTTCGTGCCAATTGGCCTCAACGCCAGCTCTGCCGGGGAATACACGTTCACTCTGTTCGCGGTCATTGCCGTGGCGATGCTGGTGTCGTGGGTGGTTGCAGTGTTGTTCGCGCCGGTGCTTGGCGTTCACATCCTCAGCGAGAACATCAAAAAGAAATCAGAAAAACCGGGACGCCTCGCACGGGCGTTCAACGGCGGCATGCTGTTGGCGATGCGCAACCGGTGGTGGACGATCCTCATCACCGTGCTGTTGTTTGCGATGGCAGTGTTTTCAATGCGCTTCGTCCAGAATCAGTTTTTTCCGTCGTCAGACCGGCCGGAAATTCTAGTGGACTTGAACCTGCCGCAAAACGCTTCGATCAATAAAACCCGCAAAGCGGTGGATCGGCTTGAAGCCACACTCAAGGACGACCCGGACATTGCGCGCTGGAGCACTTACATAGGTCAGGGCGCGGTGCGCTTTTATTTGCCGCTGGATCAGCAACTGGAAAACCCGTACTACGCGCAACTGGTGATCGTCAGCAAAGGTCTGGAGCAGCGTGGCGCATTGACCCAACGCCTGAAAAACCGCCTGCGCGATGACTTCGTTGGCATCGGCAGCTACGTGCAACCGCTGGAAATGGGGCCGCCGGTGGGGCGTCCGATTCAGTACAGGGTGAGCGGCAAAGACATCGACAAAGTTCGCCAGCACGCTATCGAGCTGGCGACCTTACTGGGTCAAAATTCGCACATTGGCGAAATCATCTACGATTGGAACGAGCCCGGCAAAGTGCTGCGCATCGATATCGCCCAAGACAAGGCCCGACAGTTGGGGTTGTCGTCCCAGGACGTGGCGCAATTGATGAACAGCATCGTCACCGGCTCGCCCGTCACCCAAGTACGGGACGATATTTACCTGATCAACGTCGTCGGCCGCGCAGAAGACGCCGAGCGCGGTACGCCGGAGACATTGCAAAACCTGCAAATTGTCACGCCAAGCGGCACCTCGATTCCGTTGTTGGCGTTTGCCACGGTGCGTTATGAATTGGAACAACCGCTGGTGTGGCGTCGAGACCGTAAACCGACCATCACCGTCAAAGCGGCCGTGCGCGATTCGATTCAACCGACTGACTTGGTAAAACAGCTCAAACCCGACATCGATAAATTCGCCAGCGGCTTACCGGTGGGCTTTAAAGTCGCCACCGGTGGCACCGTGGAAGAAAGCGGCAAGGCCCAAGGACCGATTGCCAAAGTAGTACCGTTGATGGCGTTCCTCATGGCGACGTTCTTGATGATTCAACTGCAGAGTGTGCAGAAGATGTTTTTGGTTGCGAGCGTTGCGCCACTGGGGCTAATCGGCGTGGTGCTGGCGCTGATTCCGACCGGCACGCCCTTGGGTTTTGTGGCGATCCTCGGAATTCTGGCGTTGATCGGTATCATCATCCGCAACTCGGTGATTTTGGTGACGCAGATTGACGCCTATGAACGCGGCGATTACTTGCCGTGGGACGCGGTGGTCAAAGCGACCCAACATCGTCGTCGCCCCATCCTGCTCACCGCTGCCGCCGCCAGCTTGGCCATGATCCCCATCGCCCGGGAAGTGTTCTGGGGCCCCATG
- a CDS encoding efflux RND transporter periplasmic adaptor subunit, with amino-acid sequence MKRLSLMVLSSLMISACSKPEPPPEPVRPVLSIEVQPQSVENLGRFAGNIQARYESTLGFRVSGRIAQRSVDVGSEVENGQLLATLDPTDQQNNLRARQGDLARIEAQWINTQANARRQQELFDRGVGAQAQLDIAQTDLRTTRASLEQARAAVTQAQDQLNYSDLRADHAAVVTNWKVEAGQVVSAGQKVVTLARPDIKEAVIDLPASLADELHEGVEFKVAAQLAPEINTTATLREIEPQAERSTRTRRARLTLTDTPTAFRLGTAISVTLTTAIEPRVQLPINAVQNVDGKTQIWIVDVQNQTVAPREVNVISRDDDSVVLVAGVKAGERVVSAGVNSLKPGQKVKVDKDAPR; translated from the coding sequence ATGAAGCGCCTGTCATTGATGGTGCTGAGCAGCCTGATGATCAGTGCTTGTAGCAAACCCGAGCCACCGCCTGAACCGGTGCGCCCGGTGTTGTCCATCGAGGTCCAGCCGCAATCCGTGGAAAACCTCGGGCGCTTTGCCGGAAATATTCAGGCCCGCTACGAAAGCACGCTGGGGTTTCGTGTGTCAGGCCGCATCGCCCAACGCAGTGTCGACGTTGGCAGTGAAGTGGAGAACGGCCAGCTGTTGGCGACCCTTGATCCCACCGATCAGCAAAATAACCTGCGGGCCCGCCAAGGCGATTTGGCGCGAATCGAAGCGCAGTGGATCAACACTCAGGCCAATGCACGCCGCCAACAAGAGTTGTTCGACCGGGGCGTAGGGGCTCAGGCCCAACTCGATATTGCCCAGACGGATTTGCGTACCACCCGCGCCTCGCTGGAGCAAGCGAGGGCGGCGGTCACTCAGGCCCAGGATCAGCTCAACTACAGCGACCTGCGTGCCGATCACGCGGCGGTGGTGACCAACTGGAAAGTCGAGGCCGGGCAAGTGGTCAGTGCCGGACAAAAAGTGGTGACACTGGCACGGCCCGACATCAAAGAAGCGGTAATTGACCTGCCTGCGTCGCTGGCCGATGAGCTGCACGAAGGCGTGGAATTCAAGGTGGCGGCTCAGTTGGCGCCGGAGATCAACACCACCGCTACGCTTCGCGAAATTGAGCCCCAAGCTGAACGCTCGACCCGTACCCGCCGTGCGCGCCTGACGTTAACTGACACTCCCACCGCATTTCGTCTCGGCACTGCCATCAGCGTTACCCTCACCACCGCGATCGAACCCCGGGTACAGCTGCCGATCAACGCCGTGCAGAACGTCGATGGTAAGACCCAAATCTGGATCGTCGACGTGCAAAACCAAACCGTCGCCCCGCGAGAGGTCAACGTTATAAGCCGCGACGATGACAGCGTGGTTTTGGTGGCGGGCGTGAAGGCCGGCGAGCGCGTGGTCAGTGCCGGTGTGAACAGCCTCAAGCCTGGCCAAAAAGTTAAAGTCGATAAGGATGCCCCACGATGA
- a CDS encoding efflux RND transporter periplasmic adaptor subunit encodes MPAHRSKYAVVSLSVVLGLLVGCGDKKPQEPQRPRVYVQQVKTADFAAAVSLTGDIQARVQTQLSFRVGGKIIQRMVDVGDRVSAKQVLAKLDPKDLQTSVDSAVAAQAAEQARVQQTSAAFVRQEKLLPKGYTSRSEYDSAQAALRSSQSALKAAQAQLANAREQLGYTALVADAPGIITSRQAEVGQVVQATVPIFGLARDGERDAVFNVYESLFVDPPTDQAVQVTLLDNPAIKVSGKVREVTPAVSAQTGTLQVKITLTQLPAGMELGSVVSAALSVPAKASVQLPWAALTKGLGDQLGQPAVWVVDDQGIANLHAVKVARYLTGSVVISEGLNADEKAVVAGGQLLHPDMQVEIAQPPQPATAKAQP; translated from the coding sequence ATGCCCGCTCATCGATCAAAATATGCCGTGGTCAGCTTGAGCGTGGTGCTTGGCTTATTGGTCGGTTGTGGCGACAAAAAACCGCAAGAACCGCAGCGCCCCAGGGTTTACGTCCAGCAGGTGAAAACCGCCGACTTCGCCGCCGCCGTGTCGCTGACGGGCGATATTCAGGCACGGGTGCAGACTCAATTGTCATTCCGCGTGGGCGGCAAAATCATTCAGCGGATGGTCGACGTCGGTGATCGGGTCTCGGCCAAACAAGTTCTGGCCAAACTTGACCCCAAAGACCTACAAACCAGCGTTGACTCAGCTGTCGCCGCCCAAGCCGCTGAGCAAGCGAGAGTCCAACAGACCAGCGCAGCGTTTGTGCGCCAGGAAAAATTACTGCCCAAAGGGTATACCAGCCGCAGCGAATACGATTCGGCACAGGCGGCGTTGCGCAGCAGCCAAAGCGCGCTGAAGGCGGCTCAGGCGCAGTTGGCCAATGCCCGTGAGCAGTTGGGTTACACCGCGCTGGTGGCGGATGCGCCGGGCATTATTACCTCGCGGCAGGCGGAAGTCGGGCAAGTGGTGCAAGCCACCGTGCCGATTTTTGGCTTGGCGCGCGATGGCGAGCGTGATGCGGTATTCAACGTCTATGAATCGCTGTTCGTCGACCCTCCTACTGATCAGGCGGTGCAGGTGACCTTGCTCGACAACCCGGCCATCAAGGTGTCTGGCAAAGTCCGTGAAGTAACGCCCGCCGTCTCCGCGCAGACCGGCACGCTGCAAGTCAAAATCACACTGACGCAATTACCGGCGGGTATGGAGCTGGGCTCGGTGGTCAGTGCAGCCTTGAGCGTGCCGGCCAAAGCCAGCGTCCAACTGCCGTGGGCGGCACTGACCAAAGGCCTCGGTGATCAACTGGGGCAACCGGCCGTTTGGGTGGTTGACGACCAAGGCATTGCTAATTTGCACGCCGTTAAAGTCGCCCGCTATTTGACCGGCAGCGTGGTCATCAGCGAGGGGTTGAACGCTGACGAAAAAGCAGTGGTTGCCGGTGGCCAGTTATTGCACCCCGATATGCAGGTCGAGATTGCCCAACCGCCCCAGCCCGCCACCGCGAAGGCGCAGCCATGA
- a CDS encoding AAA family ATPase — translation MLKTLAVANYRSINSLVMPLGRLNVITGPNGSGKSNLYRALRLLAETAQGGVINALAREGGLLPALARLIIQASQHCQVWVVSHASRLIAALENDPSCNPIVLEKNFGQTAIVGQGMLDAPAWHWPD, via the coding sequence ATGTTGAAAACTCTCGCCGTGGCCAATTACCGCTCGATCAATTCGTTGGTAATGCCTCTTGGGCGCCTTAACGTCATCACCGGACCCAATGGCAGCGGCAAATCAAACCTCTACCGAGCGCTGCGCCTGTTAGCCGAAACCGCTCAAGGCGGCGTCATTAATGCGCTGGCACGCGAAGGCGGTCTGTTGCCCGCGCTGGCCCGGTTGATTATTCAAGCGTCGCAGCATTGCCAAGTCTGGGTGGTCTCCCACGCCAGCCGCTTGATCGCCGCGCTGGAAAACGACCCAAGCTGCAACCCCATCGTGCTGGAAAAAAACTTCGGCCAAACCGCAATCGTGGGGCAAGGCATGCTCGATGCCCCAGCTTGGCATTGGCCGGATTGA
- a CDS encoding HipA domain-containing protein, whose translation MSDYFIAFTVKIWRPSIFCSSHRTTTVFFKPMCYTALVGNSDDHPRNHAIIWLDGQWRLSPIYDVLPVLGEGPAQTLVMAVGREGTKISRKNLLSHHAHFALSLDYAEHVLDEVAGWEQELKEYYGQWLQGAELEMAREATSAVRLHD comes from the coding sequence GTGAGCGATTACTTCATCGCGTTTACGGTCAAGATCTGGCGCCCATCGATTTTTTGCTCAAGTCACCGAACAACGACCGTATTCTTCAAGCCCATGTGCTACACCGCTTTGGTGGGAAACAGCGACGACCATCCTCGCAACCACGCAATCATTTGGCTGGATGGACAATGGCGTCTATCGCCGATTTACGACGTGTTGCCGGTCTTGGGTGAAGGGCCTGCTCAAACGTTGGTGATGGCGGTTGGCCGGGAAGGAACCAAGATCAGCCGCAAGAACCTGCTAAGTCACCACGCCCATTTCGCGCTGTCGCTTGACTACGCCGAACACGTGCTTGATGAAGTGGCTGGATGGGAGCAGGAGTTGAAAGAATACTACGGACAGTGGCTGCAAGGCGCTGAGTTGGAAATGGCGCGGGAGGCTACTAGCGCCGTGCGCCTGCACGATTAA
- a CDS encoding helix-turn-helix domain-containing protein produces MKDFFPVGCGDSLSKIGLLVKAKRVDLGLRQTDLKTSLGISEHTLRKIENGSEHVDLRSFMLVLWRLGISEMLFSSLEGIENTSQMIRYAAHQDAQTNLASKRVRLSKPKAEDF; encoded by the coding sequence ATGAAAGACTTTTTCCCAGTAGGTTGCGGCGATTCGCTTAGTAAAATCGGGCTTTTAGTAAAGGCTAAGCGCGTGGACCTGGGCCTGCGCCAGACCGACCTCAAAACCAGCCTCGGAATTTCAGAGCATACGCTGCGCAAAATTGAGAATGGGTCGGAGCACGTTGACCTTAGGTCGTTCATGTTGGTGCTGTGGCGCTTGGGTATTAGCGAGATGCTTTTCAGTTCACTGGAAGGCATCGAAAATACGTCACAGATGATTCGGTATGCCGCTCATCAAGATGCTCAAACGAACCTTGCTTCCAAGCGTGTCCGACTGTCTAAGCCTAAGGCGGAGGATTTTTGA
- a CDS encoding putative bifunctional diguanylate cyclase/phosphodiesterase, with translation MRNKIFGEPVILVVDDQATDVRILTEAVRDLGQVYFVTDGRSALEAARRWRPDVVLLDIQMPDMNGFAVCKALKSDPKTCDSAVIFVTSHTQTENELRALEYGGVHFLQKPLNIPVARAHIKAHIALRSEAKKLANHDALTELPNRTLLYDRTDQALQQARHSRGKVALLLIDLDHFKAINDAVGHAIGDAVLQVVATRLKEYVRVIDTVSRQGGDSFMVLMPELENFDAVGDFSAELLSIISKRIYVEDMHYDVTASIGIGLFPDDSDTLESLYWHADTAMYQAKQHGRNTYCFFSAEIETSLRARHQLELSLRSALEQGDFRVFYQSKVDARTCQVVGIEALVRLCSNGVIVLPNQFIPLAEETGLIIPIGEFVLRQACYDAKSLSDRGHAIPVSVNISAQQFQVHSFLDMVKAILSESGLEPNMLELEITEGVLVQDIDITCETLAALRSMGIRISVDDFGTGYSSLAYLKRFPVNILKIDQSFVRTMLEDKSDAAIVATIIKLAQVLGLELVAEGVETEEQAQALLSLGCHVMQGYLYCRPIPFSGMSVLLDNNK, from the coding sequence ATGCGCAACAAAATATTTGGCGAACCAGTCATTCTGGTGGTCGACGATCAAGCTACAGATGTCAGGATTCTGACTGAAGCGGTGCGCGATCTAGGCCAAGTATATTTTGTCACCGATGGCCGGTCCGCCTTGGAAGCCGCCAGGCGTTGGCGACCCGATGTGGTTTTACTCGACATCCAGATGCCGGACATGAATGGTTTTGCGGTGTGCAAGGCGCTCAAATCCGACCCGAAGACATGTGACAGCGCTGTTATTTTCGTGACATCCCACACGCAAACTGAAAACGAGCTACGGGCGCTCGAGTACGGCGGTGTCCATTTTTTACAGAAACCGTTGAACATTCCGGTAGCCCGAGCGCACATCAAGGCGCATATCGCGCTTCGTTCGGAGGCAAAAAAACTCGCTAACCATGATGCATTGACTGAGCTTCCCAACCGCACCCTTTTGTACGATCGCACGGATCAGGCGTTGCAACAGGCTCGGCATAGCCGAGGAAAGGTGGCCTTGCTACTGATCGATTTAGATCATTTCAAGGCGATCAACGATGCGGTCGGCCATGCCATCGGTGATGCGGTCTTGCAAGTGGTCGCGACTCGCCTGAAAGAATACGTGCGCGTGATCGACACGGTTAGTCGTCAAGGCGGCGATTCATTTATGGTGCTCATGCCGGAGTTGGAGAACTTCGACGCGGTGGGCGATTTTTCTGCTGAACTGCTCTCAATCATCAGTAAGCGGATTTACGTGGAGGATATGCACTACGACGTCACCGCTAGCATTGGCATCGGTTTGTTCCCAGATGACAGCGACACGCTGGAGTCGCTGTATTGGCACGCCGATACAGCCATGTATCAAGCCAAGCAACACGGTAGAAATACCTACTGTTTCTTTTCTGCAGAAATCGAAACCAGCCTGCGTGCCCGGCACCAGCTCGAGCTAAGTCTGCGTAGCGCCCTTGAACAGGGTGACTTTCGGGTCTTCTACCAAAGTAAGGTGGACGCCAGAACCTGCCAGGTGGTGGGCATTGAGGCCTTGGTGCGCTTGTGCAGTAACGGCGTTATCGTGCTCCCAAATCAATTCATCCCGCTGGCTGAGGAAACTGGACTGATCATCCCCATTGGCGAATTCGTTCTCAGGCAGGCCTGTTACGACGCCAAGTCTTTATCCGATCGCGGCCATGCAATCCCGGTGAGCGTCAATATTTCTGCCCAACAATTTCAGGTCCACTCCTTCCTTGACATGGTTAAGGCGATTCTTAGCGAATCAGGGCTGGAGCCCAACATGTTGGAGCTGGAAATAACGGAAGGTGTTTTGGTTCAGGATATCGATATCACGTGCGAAACACTGGCGGCCCTAAGGAGTATGGGGATACGCATTTCGGTGGATGACTTCGGCACAGGATATTCAAGCCTGGCGTACTTGAAGCGCTTTCCAGTGAACATCCTGAAGATTGACCAAAGCTTCGTGCGGACCATGCTTGAAGATAAAAGTGATGCAGCCATCGTGGCCACGATTATCAAGCTTGCCCAGGTGCTTGGACTCGAGCTGGTCGCGGAGGGTGTAGAAACCGAAGAGCAGGCACAGGCCCTTTTATCATTGGGCTGCCATGTCATGCAGGGCTACCTCTATTGCCGCCCGATTCCTTTCTCCGGGATGTCCGTGCTGCTCGACAATAACAAATAG